The sequence below is a genomic window from Clostridium putrefaciens.
AGTTTTCATTAGTGTACAAAGGACAATTAAAGCCTGGATGAGCTCCAAGGGAAAAGTAAATTTCTTTATTATCTAGGTTTATAACCTTATAATTTATCCGAAGGATATTTTTTGTTAGTTTATATTCTATTTGAAACTTAAATTTAAAGGGATATATCTTAAGAGTTTCCTTTGAATATAAAAGTTCAAAACATAAAGTAGTATCTGTTTTTTCTATTAAATCAAAATTATAATCTCTAGCAAAACCATGTTGAGGTAATGAATAGCTTTCTTTATTCACTCTATAAGTATTATTGTTTACCTTACCTATGATTGGGAATAATACAGGTGCATTACGACCCCAAATTGATTTATGGCCATACCATATATATTCTATACCATGATGCTTCTCATAAAGACTACAAAGCTCTGCCCCCATGTCTTTAATTTTTAAGGAAATTAAATGATTTTCCAGGTTATGCATAAGAATCCTCCTTTTTTAAAGTCTTTTATTAAAAATATTGTGTAACCATGTTGATACAGTAAATTTAACCATTCTGTAATCAATTTGTAACGATAAAGAAAGGACTTTAACTAATTTATATTATATAATAATACCATAGACAATAAAAACAACAAAACAATAAAAACAACAAAGAAATAAAACAAAAACAAAATTTAATTACATTAAACTCACATCACTTATAGGCAACCGCCCCCACGGTTGCTTATTTTAATGTATAAAAATAAAATAATTTATTTTTTATAGTTTAATTAATCATAAAAGTTTAGTATATTTATATATATAAATATTAAAAAATAAGTTAAAGTCTTTAAAGAGATGAGTAATTATAGAGGGGAAACGTATTATGAGCATCAATTTAGAATGCATGAGAATGTCATTTATAAGTGCATACTTAGTTTTGAATATGATTTTGGCTATTATGGTACATTATAACATAAGGTTAAGAGAGCATAAAGCTGCAATTAATAAAGAATTAATGAATTTAAACAAAGAAGATAACACCTTAAAGGAAGAGTTAAGTGAGGTGAATACAATAATAACAACATTAGAAGATGCTATTATATGTAGTAAATTAGATGGTACTATAATTAGATGGAACGAAGGGGCTAGAGGTATTTATGGATATACAAAAGAAGAAGCTATAGGTAGAAACATATCCATTATAAGTAAAGATAAATATGTTAAAGAAATTGAATGGTTATCTATGGAGATAAAAGGTGGAAAGGTTATCAAAGGCTATGAAACTGAAAGATATAGGAAGGACAATAAAAAGATTAATGTATCGTTAACATTGTCCCCTATAAAAGACAATGAAGGAAATGTAATTTATATAGCTGGTATAGATAGGGATATAACTGAAATAGTAAATCAAAGGTCAATCCTTAAAAGAAGCTATGACGAGCTATCTACTGTGTATAATCAGCTATCAATAAAAGAAGAGGAATTAAGATATCAGATACATGAATTAAAAGATAGTGAGATAGCTTTAAAGACTAGTGAGGAAAGATTTAAGCTAGCATTAGATGGTGCTAATGATGCTATATGGGAGTTGGACTTAGTAGAAGATTCACTTTTTATATCTGATAAGTGGGAAGGCATATCAGGAAATAAGTTTACGAATCAAACTAATAGCGTTAAATATATGTATAGGTATGTGCATCCCGACGATGTGCGAAGGGTTGTAAAAGATTTGAAAGATCATATTTTAGGTAAAAAGGATACTTATGAAAGCGAGTTTAGAATAAAAACTAGTGATGGAAGTTATAAATGGGTAAACAATAGGGGCAAGGTATTAAAAAATTCATCAGGGATATCTTTAAAGGTGGCTGGATCCATTACAGATATAGATGAAAAGAGGAAGTACCAAGAAAAAATAAAGTTTTTAGCTTACTATGATACGTTGACAAGTTTACCTAATAGATTTTTCCTTAGGGAGGAACTAGATAAGATTATAGAAGAGAGTAATAGAGATAATAAAAGGTTCGCCCTTATATCTATAGATATAGATAATTTTAAGATGATAAATGATATATTGAGTCATGACTTTGGTGATGAGGTAATAAAGAATGTATCTTATATAATAAAACAAAGAATACCAGAAGATTCTATTATGAGCAGGACTGGTGGAGACGAATTTATAGTATTAATAAAAGATGTCACAAGTATTAAATCAGTTACTGATATTTGTGAGGGGCTTTTAAAAACATTTAAAGAAGCAATAGAAATAAGAGAGACTAGAGTCTATACAGGAATAAGCATTGGTATATGTATGTACCCACATCATGCAACTACATCTAAAGATTTATTTACGAATTCTGATGCTGCACTTTATGAATCAAAGAAAAATGGAAGAAATCAAAGTACAATGTTCAACACAAAGATGTCAAAGGAGGCGATAAGAAGAGGTGAGATAGAAAGGCAATTAAGAGGAGCACTTGATAAAGATGAATTTATGGTTTACTATCAACCACAATTGGATATTAAAACTAGAAAGATTGATGGATATGAGGCACTGATTAGGTGGCATAACGAAGAGCTTGGATGGGTATCACCTGGTGAATTTATTCCAGTAGCTGAGGAGGCGGGACTTATATCACTTATAGGGCAATGGGTAATTAAAGAGGTGTGTAGGCAGATAAGATGCTGGAAAGATAAGAACCTAAAGATTTCAACTATAGCTGTAAATATATCATCAATACAGTTTCATGATAATGGGTTTATAGAAAATATATTACATACATTAGAACAAGGAGATTTATCACCAAGTGATTTAGAAATAGAGATAACAGAAAGCGTACTTATGAACTTTTATGAAAAAAACATTTCTTTATTAAATACATTAAAAAATTTAAATTTTAGTTTAGCATTAGACGATTTTGGAACAGGGTACTCATCATTAAGTTATTTAAGCGTTATGCCTATAAATAAACTAAAAATAGATAAATCCTTTATAGACTTCATAGAAAACAGTGAAAAGGACAAGTCCATAGTGGAAGGCATAATAAAACTTTCCCACAACATGGGTATTAAGGTTGTAGCAGAAGGAGTGGAAGAGGACAACCAATTAAAGTTATTAGAAGAGATGAATTGTGATAAAATACAAGGATATCTTTTTAGTAAACCGTTATCCTCAGAGGATGCAGAAAAGCTTATGACCACTTATGAAAGATGTTAAATAATACATAGAAAAATAAAACAGGTTAAAAGTATTGACATTAAGATACTTTTAACCTGTTTTATGATATGAAGTTTAATTAGTTGGTTTTGGGTTGTGGCTTAATGTCATTAAATATATAATCTTGCATTTGTTTTATTGTAACCTTGCTATCAAAAGGCAAATACCAAACATCTTTTATTATTTCTCCACCATCTTTAAAGTACCCATCCACAGGAAACCTTTCCTGTTCTATGTTAATCTTTCCATCCATCAATACGCCTGTACCAAGTTTGATTATATCTGTTTTAGACAAACTAGTTTCAACTAAAGGTAGCAATTTTGCAACAATGGAAGGATATTGTGATGCACCTGAAGTCTTTATGATTTCAAACATAGAATTCAAAACAACTCTTTGTCTATCAGTTCTCTCAAAGTCACCATTACCGACATGACGTATTCTACTATAGGCTAAAGCTTGTTTACCATTTAATTTTTGAAGACCAGGTCGTGAAATAGAAGTAGGTGAACCTACAGTAGTAATATTTATTTCATTAACTTCTTCTCTTTTAACATCTACATTTACTCCGCCTAAGGCATCTATAAGCTTTTCCATGTTAGAAAAGTTTACAGAGACATAATCTTTAATATTAAGCTTATAATTCTTGTTTATTGTTTTAATAGCCAGCTGTGGACCACCAAAAGCATGGGCATGATTAAGTTTATCCTTTCCATGACCATCGATATCTACATAGCTATCCCTCATTATAGAACTCATTTTTAACTTATCATTCTTTTTGTCTATGGTAACTACCATAGTAGCGTCAGAACGACCAAGCTCATCATTTGAAGTCTTATCAAGGCCAAATAAGGCAATGTTAATAATATCAGGGTCAGTAAAAGAGCTAGATACATCAGAGTGTATACCTAAATCATCAACATCTTTAGAAATTACATTGGTTTTTACCTTACTTAATAAGTTGGAAACATAAAAAGTACCAAATCCTATTAGAAATAGCAATATGAATATAAAGGTACAAGTTATAATCCTTCGTTTTTTTCTACGAATCTTATTTCTTTTTATAGTATTTCGATTAGACCCTTTTCTTATTTCAGAACTAGAAATTGGAGCGGTTTGTCCATTTTTATTATTAGACTTACTAGACATAATTAAATACCTCTTTTCATTTTAATTGTAAATACTTATAAATGAATGTTTGTTAGTTAATATGTATATTTGATATTTCATTTTTCATGTTCGGGATGGTGGATTTCTTATTTTTAATAGGGGTAAGATGTTAAATATAAAATGATATACTTTTACATTATACTACAGAGTACATAGGGAAATAAATATATAATATGTTAAATTATAAGGAATAAGAAGAATATGTGTATAGTATGATAATATATTCATTAATAGCTTTTAAAATTGTATTAAAGATGGTAAAATAAAAGTCGGAATAAGTGCATTATTCTAAGGTATAAGGACATTCGAAATCGGACTTAAATAGGTGGTGAGGCTTAGTGATAGACTAATATACAGAATACATTATGAATTTTAGTACTATTTTATACTACAGTTTGATTAAGAATGGAGGGGAATATTTGAAAAAGAAGTGTTTATTAGTATACATGTTTTTGATTTGTTTTATTTCTTCAGCATTATTACCGGTTAAAGTTGTACAAGCATCACCGGATATATCTCATTTTGAAGATATGGATATATTATCAAAAAATGAGATAACCCTAAAGGACATGCAAGATTGGGCTAGAAAGGCAAATGCTACAGAAACATTTATAAACCTAGCACCAATGTATGTTAAATTAGCACCAATACATGGAAATGTAAATCCAGTAATAGCATATGCTCAAGCAGCTAAAGAGACAGCCTATGGAAGATTTACAGGAGTTTTGAATGAAGCATTTTTTAATCCTTGTGGAATAAAGATAGCACAAGGTGGAGACGATAAAGATCCACTAGCTCATTCAAAATTTAATTCTTGGGAAGAAGGCGTTAGTGCTCATCTTGATCACTTAGCTCTTTATGCAGGTGCAGCCTCTTATCCTAAAAAGCATACTTTTGATCCTAGACATTTTGAAATCATAAGAGGAAAGGCTACCTTAATTAAAGATTTAGGAGGAAAGTGGGCTCCGTCAGAAAGCTATGGTTTAGAAGTAGCAGCTTTAGTTAAAGAAATTTCTAAAGGTACCAAATCTTTAGAACCAAAAGTAATTAAGCCGGAAGTAGTTAAAGATATTAAGCCTGCAGTGCCAGAAGTAATTAAGCCGGAAGTGGCTAAAGATGTTAAGCCTGCAGTGCCAGAAGTAATTAAGCCGGAAGTAGTTAAAGATATTAAGCCTGCAGTGCCAGAAGCAATTAAGCCGGAAGCGGCTAAAGATATTAAGCCTGCAGTGCCAGAAGCAATTAAGCCTGCAGTAGCACAAGTGGTTACAAAAATAAACAGTGTAACTATAGATGGTACTAAATATAATGCTAACAAATCAAAAGTAAATACTACAGACTTCGGAAGAAAAGTAGAAATATCCGTAGATGCTACAGGAAACGGAAACTTCTATGAGTTTTGGATATCAGATGGAAGTACATGGACACCAATTGCACCAGGCTCTGCAAAGCCTAGTGTTTCATGGACACCAAAAGAAAAAGGTTATCATGATATTTGGGTAGGTATTAAAGAGAGTAGTGCATCAAAAGAATATATAGCAAACTTTAATACATTTTACTATATTGATAATATAGTTACAAAAGTAAACAGTGTAACTATAGATGGTACTAAATATAATGCTAACAAATCAAAAGTAAATACTACAGACTTCGGAAGAAAAGTAGAAATATCCGTAGATGCTACAGGAAACGGAAACTTCTATGAGTTTTGGATATCAGATGGAAGTACATGGACACCAATTGAACCAGGCTCTGCAAAGCCTAGTGTTTCATGGACACCAAAAGAAAAAGGTTATCATGATATTTGGGTAGGTATTAAAGAGAGTAGTGCATCAAAAGAATATATAGCAAACTTTAATACATTTTACTATATTGATAATATAGTTACAAAAGTAAACAGTGTAACTATAGATGGTACTAAATATAATGCTAACAAATCAAAAGTAAATACTACAGACTTCGGAAGAAAAGTAGAAATATCCGTAGATGCTACAGGAAACGGAAACTTCTATGAGTTTTGGATATCAGATGGAAGTACATGGACACCAATTGCACCAGGATCTGCAAAACCTAGTGTTTCATGGACACCAAAGGAAAAAGGTTATCATGATATTTGGGTAGGTATTAAAGAGAGTAGTGCATCAAAAGAATATATAGAAAACTTTAATACATTTTATTATATTGATAATATAGTTACAAAAGTAAACAGTGTAACTATAGATGGTACTAAATATAATGCTAACAAATCGAAAGTAAATACTACAGACTTCGGAAGAAAAGTAGAAATATCCGTAGATGCTACAGGAAACGGAAACTTCTATGAGTTTTGGATATCAGATGGAAGTACATGGACACCAATTGCACCAGGATCTGCAAGACCTAGTGTTTCATGGACACCAAAAGAAAAAGGTTATCATGATATTTGGGTAGGTATTAAAGAGAGTAGTGCATCAAAAGAATATATAGCAAACTTTAATACATTTTACTATATTGATAATATAGTTACAAAAATAAACAGTGTAACTATAGATGGTACTAAATATAGTGCTAACAAATCAAAGGTAAACACTAACGATTTTGGAAGACCAGTAGAAATATCTGTAGATGCTACAGGAAACGGAAACTTCTATGAGTTCTGGATATCAGATGGAAGTACATGGACACTAATTGCACCAGGATCTGCAAAGCCTAGTGTTTCATGGACACCAAAAGAAAAAGGGTATCATGATATTTGGGTAGGTATTAAAGAGAGTAGTGCATCAAAAGAATATATAGCAAACTTTAATACATTTTATTATATTGATAATATTTATAATGTAGCTACCAAAATAAACAGTGTAACTATAGATGGTACTAAATATAATGCTAACAAATCAAAGGTAAACACTAACGATTTTGGAAGACCAGTAGAAATATCTGTAGATGCTACAGGAAACGGAAACTTCTATGAGTTTTGGATATCAGATGGAAGTACATGGACACTAATTGCACCAGGATCTGCAAAAGCTAATGCTTCATGGACACCAAAAGAAAAAGGGTATCATGATATTTGGGTAGGTATTAAAGAGAGTGGTGCATCAAAAGAATATATAGCAAACTTTAATACATTTTATTATATTGATAATATAGTTACAAAAGTAAACAGTGTAACTATAGATGGTACTAAATATAATGCTAACAAATCAAAAGTAAACACTGAACATTTCGGAAAAGCAGTAGAAATATCCGTAGATGCTACAGGAAACGGAAACTTCTATGAGTTTTGGATATCAGATGGAAGTACATGGACACCAATTACACCAGGATCAACAAAACCTAATGCTTCATGGACACCAAAAGAAAAAGGTTATCATGATATTTGGGTAGGTATTAAAGAGAGTAGTGCATCAAAAGAATATATAGCAAACTTTAATACATTTTATTATATCTCACAGCCTAGTGTTATAACAAAGAGATTAATAGTATTAGATCCAGGTCATAATTATGGTGGAGATGATGGAGCTTACTCTAACATAGATGGAGTACGTTATTCAGAAAGAGACCTAAATATGGAGATATCCTTAAAGGTTAAAGCTAATCTTGAAAAGTTAGGATTTAAGGTTATTCTTACAAGGCAGCCAGAAGATAGAAGTAAAGATTCTCTTAGTGACAGCCTTAAGATGAGGACTAAGATTGCAAATGATGCAAAGACAGATTTTTTCTTAAGTCTTCATCATGACAGTGGAGCTCCAGCTGCAACTGGAATAAGCACACATTACAGTAGCTTTAGACCAACTATAGACAACGAAGGCGTAACTCCAGGAGTAGATCCAGGTGGATGGAAATATGATGATTTAAAAATAGACACTACACCTTCTGCCCAAGCTATAGTAAGCAGAGAACTTGCAAATAACTTAGTAAATGGATTGTCGTCATCATTTGGTTATATTAATAGAAAAGCACATGACCATGGTCTTTATGTTACAAGACAAATAGATGTACCATCAGTACTTCTTGAACTAGGTTTTATAACTAATAAAGCAGAAGTTGAAAGATGTTCTAATGATTACGAACAAGAAAAGAAAGCTAAAAAGATAGCAGAAATATTATATAATTATTTTAATAGATAGATTATAATTATTTAGTTATATTATATAATCATTTAGTTATATAAATTAAAAGTTATATCTTTAAAATTAAAATTCTAAAAATTAAAAAGTCAAAGTCACTATAAAGTACTATAATTCATAAAAGACATAATCAGCACAAAAATGTGTGTTGATTATGTTTTTTTATACTTTATAATTTATATTAAATATAATATGGTAAAATGAAAGATGTGTTATAATAATTAATGATTTAATAATACTTTAGTTTTATAATATT
It includes:
- a CDS encoding aldose 1-epimerase family protein, producing MHNLENHLISLKIKDMGAELCSLYEKHHGIEYIWYGHKSIWGRNAPVLFPIIGKVNNNTYRVNKESYSLPQHGFARDYNFDLIEKTDTTLCFELLYSKETLKIYPFKFKFQIEYKLTKNILRINYKVINLDNKEIYFSLGAHPGFNCPLYTNENFDDYYLELEELETLDTMCLNSEGYFNNKSKPYLVNENKISLNYDIFKKDALVFKNLKSESITLKSTKNQRKVKVSFKGFPYLGIWTKGNDSPFVCIEPWYGHADFEDFKGEFKDKEGILKLNVNEEFNAKMAIEVS
- a CDS encoding sensor domain-containing protein, whose translation is MSINLECMRMSFISAYLVLNMILAIMVHYNIRLREHKAAINKELMNLNKEDNTLKEELSEVNTIITTLEDAIICSKLDGTIIRWNEGARGIYGYTKEEAIGRNISIISKDKYVKEIEWLSMEIKGGKVIKGYETERYRKDNKKINVSLTLSPIKDNEGNVIYIAGIDRDITEIVNQRSILKRSYDELSTVYNQLSIKEEELRYQIHELKDSEIALKTSEERFKLALDGANDAIWELDLVEDSLFISDKWEGISGNKFTNQTNSVKYMYRYVHPDDVRRVVKDLKDHILGKKDTYESEFRIKTSDGSYKWVNNRGKVLKNSSGISLKVAGSITDIDEKRKYQEKIKFLAYYDTLTSLPNRFFLREELDKIIEESNRDNKRFALISIDIDNFKMINDILSHDFGDEVIKNVSYIIKQRIPEDSIMSRTGGDEFIVLIKDVTSIKSVTDICEGLLKTFKEAIEIRETRVYTGISIGICMYPHHATTSKDLFTNSDAALYESKKNGRNQSTMFNTKMSKEAIRRGEIERQLRGALDKDEFMVYYQPQLDIKTRKIDGYEALIRWHNEELGWVSPGEFIPVAEEAGLISLIGQWVIKEVCRQIRCWKDKNLKISTIAVNISSIQFHDNGFIENILHTLEQGDLSPSDLEIEITESVLMNFYEKNISLLNTLKNLNFSLALDDFGTGYSSLSYLSVMPINKLKIDKSFIDFIENSEKDKSIVEGIIKLSHNMGIKVVAEGVEEDNQLKLLEEMNCDKIQGYLFSKPLSSEDAEKLMTTYERC
- a CDS encoding LCP family protein; this encodes MSSKSNNKNGQTAPISSSEIRKGSNRNTIKRNKIRRKKRRIITCTFIFILLFLIGFGTFYVSNLLSKVKTNVISKDVDDLGIHSDVSSSFTDPDIINIALFGLDKTSNDELGRSDATMVVTIDKKNDKLKMSSIMRDSYVDIDGHGKDKLNHAHAFGGPQLAIKTINKNYKLNIKDYVSVNFSNMEKLIDALGGVNVDVKREEVNEINITTVGSPTSISRPGLQKLNGKQALAYSRIRHVGNGDFERTDRQRVVLNSMFEIIKTSGASQYPSIVAKLLPLVETSLSKTDIIKLGTGVLMDGKINIEQERFPVDGYFKDGGEIIKDVWYLPFDSKVTIKQMQDYIFNDIKPQPKTN
- a CDS encoding N-acetylmuramoyl-L-alanine amidase, which encodes MKKKCLLVYMFLICFISSALLPVKVVQASPDISHFEDMDILSKNEITLKDMQDWARKANATETFINLAPMYVKLAPIHGNVNPVIAYAQAAKETAYGRFTGVLNEAFFNPCGIKIAQGGDDKDPLAHSKFNSWEEGVSAHLDHLALYAGAASYPKKHTFDPRHFEIIRGKATLIKDLGGKWAPSESYGLEVAALVKEISKGTKSLEPKVIKPEVVKDIKPAVPEVIKPEVAKDVKPAVPEVIKPEVVKDIKPAVPEAIKPEAAKDIKPAVPEAIKPAVAQVVTKINSVTIDGTKYNANKSKVNTTDFGRKVEISVDATGNGNFYEFWISDGSTWTPIAPGSAKPSVSWTPKEKGYHDIWVGIKESSASKEYIANFNTFYYIDNIVTKVNSVTIDGTKYNANKSKVNTTDFGRKVEISVDATGNGNFYEFWISDGSTWTPIEPGSAKPSVSWTPKEKGYHDIWVGIKESSASKEYIANFNTFYYIDNIVTKVNSVTIDGTKYNANKSKVNTTDFGRKVEISVDATGNGNFYEFWISDGSTWTPIAPGSAKPSVSWTPKEKGYHDIWVGIKESSASKEYIENFNTFYYIDNIVTKVNSVTIDGTKYNANKSKVNTTDFGRKVEISVDATGNGNFYEFWISDGSTWTPIAPGSARPSVSWTPKEKGYHDIWVGIKESSASKEYIANFNTFYYIDNIVTKINSVTIDGTKYSANKSKVNTNDFGRPVEISVDATGNGNFYEFWISDGSTWTLIAPGSAKPSVSWTPKEKGYHDIWVGIKESSASKEYIANFNTFYYIDNIYNVATKINSVTIDGTKYNANKSKVNTNDFGRPVEISVDATGNGNFYEFWISDGSTWTLIAPGSAKANASWTPKEKGYHDIWVGIKESGASKEYIANFNTFYYIDNIVTKVNSVTIDGTKYNANKSKVNTEHFGKAVEISVDATGNGNFYEFWISDGSTWTPITPGSTKPNASWTPKEKGYHDIWVGIKESSASKEYIANFNTFYYISQPSVITKRLIVLDPGHNYGGDDGAYSNIDGVRYSERDLNMEISLKVKANLEKLGFKVILTRQPEDRSKDSLSDSLKMRTKIANDAKTDFFLSLHHDSGAPAATGISTHYSSFRPTIDNEGVTPGVDPGGWKYDDLKIDTTPSAQAIVSRELANNLVNGLSSSFGYINRKAHDHGLYVTRQIDVPSVLLELGFITNKAEVERCSNDYEQEKKAKKIAEILYNYFNR